A window of Pseudomonas putida genomic DNA:
GCCGCGGACGATCTGGTTCTTGCCCTGCCGCTTGGCCTGGTACATCGCCGCATCGGCCCGGGCATACAGGCTGTCCAGTGCCGCATCCTCGTCAGTCAGCCCGGTCACCCCCTGGCTCACCGTCACCCCGTAGGTCTGCTCCCCATGGCTGAAGCTCAGCCGCTGGATATGCCGCTGCAAGCGCTCGGCAATCTGCTCCGCCACCTGGGCAGTACAGCCCGGAAACACCGCCGCGAACTCCTCACCACCAATGCGCCCGAACAAGTCACCACGCCGTAGCACGGCCTTGCCGCTATCGGCGATCTGCTGCAACACCTGGTCGCCTTCCTGGTGGCCGTAGCTGTCGTTGATGCGCTTGAAATCGTCGATGTCCAGCAACAGGAAGGCCAATGGCGTACCGTCTTCGCGGGCACTTTCGAAGGCTTGCTGGGCGCATTCGAAGAAGTGCCGGCGGTTGCTGCTCTGGGTCAGCACATCGGTGGTAGCCAGGCGCTGCAACTCGCCTTCGAGCTGCTTCTTCTCGGTGATGTCTTCGGCGATGCCGACGATGATCACCCGGTCGCCATCGCGTTGCTGGTTGATGTAGCACTTGTCGCTCAGCCAGCGGATCTGGCCGTCGGCATTGAGAATGCGGTACTCGCGGTCTTCCACCGAGCCCTTCAGCAGCACCTGGGCCAGGCTGCGCTCGGCGAACTCC
This region includes:
- a CDS encoding sensor domain-containing diguanylate cyclase; this translates as MLAARFHAEICSVHMAKNIPTTLPGTPPPEAAQTLLALLHAQGEVARLSEREQLFSSLLDSVNAVLWAFDWETRQVLYVSPAYERIFGRPASLVLADYNEWRDSIYPDDLEFAERSLAQVLLKGSVEDREYRILNADGQIRWLSDKCYINQQRDGDRVIIVGIAEDITEKKQLEGELQRLATTDVLTQSSNRRHFFECAQQAFESAREDGTPLAFLLLDIDDFKRINDSYGHQEGDQVLQQIADSGKAVLRRGDLFGRIGGEEFAAVFPGCTAQVAEQIAERLQRHIQRLSFSHGEQTYGVTVSQGVTGLTDEDAALDSLYARADAAMYQAKRQGKNQIVRG